The following nucleotide sequence is from Dunckerocampus dactyliophorus isolate RoL2022-P2 chromosome 7, RoL_Ddac_1.1, whole genome shotgun sequence.
TTCAAGGACATCCTCCCTCTAGGCCATTTGTAATATGAAATCTGGCAACAAGCAAAAATAAGTTGCATTTAGTTTTATCTGTTGCATCTCTACACTGAGCAATAAACTAGTTTAATGTGAACCAAATATTCTGACTCTTGCAATTCACCATTTATCCACGAGAGAGCACTGTTCTTATTGGACGCTAGAATTCGCAAGTAAAAACAGCGTTGCCAGATTTACAACAATTGTCGcatcaataatttaaaaaaaatccgatAATGTACAATCATTTGACCGTTTCAATACACGACTATtggcaaacacaaacaggataCATTGTTGTGTATTGGCTCAAGTGCCTCTTTACAGCCAGGTGGGGGTGCTGTTTTGCCAATGGCAGTTTTGTCCCTCACAACTCAGTTTATTAAGAGGTGAAACTGCATGACAAGCTATACTATAGACGGTCTGTGGTTATGTTCTACTGTAGCATGTGGTTCTGAGCAACGTTAAATCGGGTATTGCGATAATATTCCTCAAAATACTATCATTTTTAAGCCCAGCCTTAAAACGTCTGTCAAGTATGTAGACCACATACAAGTTGTTGTCaaagtaaatattttatttaaccaacagaacattaacaaaatgcattGCATAGCATGTACGTCACTGTCTGAGCAGCGCTAAAAGAACGTCTGGATACAACATTTGAACAAGTTGAGTTACTTAACCAGAATATTGAATATATAAATGCAAGCAGGATGGTGCTTTGTCATGCATGAGgctttagggggaaaaaaataaaaataaaaaattaaatcaacTTTGGTAACGAATAATACACATGATTGTGTTCATGTTAAAGAtctagggggaaaaaaaaaacacacaaaaaaaaaaaactgtaccaGTTTCAAGTTTTGCAATAAGGCACACGAAGTATCCAAAACTACTGAAATAGCAGCCACAGCAGAAAatgaacacattaaaaaaaaggtatgaaatctttataaaagtgaaaaaagtatATAGAAAACATTATCCATCAACACCCAGTTGCTTAAatcccccccccaccactgAAGCCTCCAGAATGAGCAGAGCCAAACAATGTTCGCAACTTTTGTGCTTTAAACACTATCCCCAATACAAATAATTCCACAAAGCCACTCAGACTTCCATGTTGAAATAAACCATAACCAGGGTTTTTGAGGCAAACGCTGTAAAGCAAAATCCTTCCAACTGGAGGAACAAAACTCCACAAGTATGTGAACCTGGAATTCAAAACCCCCAAATAAACTGACATTTCCGTGAATACTGCCCCCGTTCTTGCATTAGAAGCATATTCTTCCAACATTCCTTCTCTTTTCACTCACTTACCAATGgcagcctaaaaaaaaaaaagtaaacgaGCAACAAACCAAAATCTCAATTGCATAATTGTCCCACTGCCTGACCACCGTCGAGTCCCATctcaactgaaaacaaaaatattatacatgtatatgtacattATGTACACCCAGTTTATGTGGATTTCAGGGGGCGGGGAGGGATCAGAATTTAAAAAGGTTGATAAAGTCTTGTGGGGACAGGGCCATGGTGCAGCTGTCTGGGTTGTTGGCAGTGCAGGGATGATTTGTGTCCTGCGGAAGCAAACATGTGAAACGATCAATACTTGATACATCTGAGTaagatttaaaaagaaaaacatgtctGTACCTTCCAGAAAAGGATGTGGCAGTGTGAGCAGAAGTGCAGAGTGTCGCTGTACTGTTCTCTGTGAGGATAGCATCGACTCAACTTGAAGTACATCTTCTTCCACTCAAGGTGGCCTTTATCTGACACAATCAGGCGCTTTCGGATCTAAAGAGGAAGAACACATTAAGACTCTTGTATTTTTGATTCTTGCTCGCCAATCCCATTAAACACTTAGGCCtttgaggggtttttttttccccctacaaTCAGCGTAACCTACTTTAGCAAGTAGCTTACTTGCTTATCAAGTGCTTATTTGTGTGCATGGTGTGAGGTGAGAACTGTGCCGGTACACACGCACTCTGCAGCCTCCCACTTCCCAGTATCAAGTCTGCTTTATCAGTGCTTGGACAAGGctgacttgttttgtttttgtatattaagtacacctgcacaatctaatgagatctaaTTACAAATATGGCTTTACAGTACACtgtagtgtttcccatacattgaAAGTAAGTtaacacaacaacaatggaCTGTGTGGGTATACTATACTAAGTgctacaacaaacataactttttttttttttttttttacaaagtgccTGCAAGGCATTGCTGGTTACTCCAGTGGCAACTCCCCCTGACACTACAATATAGTGCGATATTACATGTACATCGTCTTAAATGTCAgcgcacacttaaatgcagccaGGGACTCATCATGAAAGTATTTCGTAATCGCCCGTGTATTAGAAAAAGGCACATGCACGTctactgctgaacaaaatgaaaccaacacccgtGCTGTTAAATAAGGCTTAAAAACGAGATAATGTCGCACATTTCTGCTGGCATAATTCATAAAGCTCAGCTTTACCAGTCGTCCATGCGGTTGAAAATCTTCGCTTAGACCGGAATTTTGAGTCACGACCACTTGTGCAAATTGCGTCACCTAGCGCGCAGTGTCccttgctgggataggctccagctcacctacCATCCTGAACAAGATAAGCACTAGGGAATGAAGAATCATTCACATGCCTGTCTGTCTGTGAAGTGGTACTGGCAGAGTCTCCTCCAGAGCAGCCGGTCCTCAGCGAGTCCCCCCAGTTCTGGACAAACCTGGCCCAGACAGACCAGATCCCTGCCGTCTGACAGACGCTGCATGATGTTCAGCTGCAGGCTGGCAGGCAGCTCCGTCAGTGTCATGCCTGTTGATGTTGGCTGGAAGAACCATAAAAGGGGTTGTACTGAAGAACTTACTATGAGCAGTACTCTAGACTGAACAGACAGTTCTTTTATCTCGTCTCACCCTGTTGATCTGGATGTTGTCTAGCTGCTGCTGCCACTGCAGGATGTTCTCCATGCGGTGCACCCAGATGTTGATGTTCCCCACCAGCACAGACTTGCCCATGTCCTGAACCAAGCTGCACAGCGACACGTACAGCGTCTGCAGGAGCTCCTTGATGGGACGAACATTCTGCTGGTCATCAAGCACTGCAGCAGAAGCACGCACAGAACAATTAGAGATGCCAAACAAAGTAAACATTTGTTCAGCATCAAAAAAAAGCTCCTGATTAAACTCAGCATGTGGAGTGCTCGCCTCATGCGGTGTTTGGCCAGAAGGTTTCATAACACCTCAACAAGCTCCAGATGAGTTGAGTTTAGCGGTGACAGCGTTTGGTTTATGTGGCTTGCAGAAAGATCTGGTGACTGTCTGCTGCTCACTGATTCTCTCCActgccttaaagggatagtttggatttttttgacgtgtagttgtaggacatccccatcagcagtgtactacagcatCAGCAACTTGAGACGAacacactcgcatcttcttccgctgtggaacacatatgtaaacaaggtgtccgcggcgctccgtcgcggaagaagagtggcattaccgcaagtgtcttcatcacacacatgaatgcacaggcgacagtgtgcagggatacagcgggagacaaatataacgccgagcgttttgtgaggtctgatttttttagagaaaaggcatttttgttatgcaaatgtattactctttggaACGCatatgttttgagaagccaaactctacttaattgtccccagcaactaagcggaactacgttcatcacagaaatccgaccagaattggacttaggagaccaagtggtgggtaagtcactgttgctggactacaatgttgatggggatgtcacacaacttcatgtcaaaaaatcccaactatccctttaagttgtCAGCAGACAAGGACCAAAACAAAATATGCCATTTCTGTTTATATAAACaccaaaatattaaattacacTCACAAGAACTTATTTTGAAATGCGACAATATCGAGTTGGTCCCTTGTTGCATACCTAGTTGACCACCAAAAGGTTCATCCATGCCATTATGGGCCATCAAGAACACTTGACATGATgctttaagaggaaaaataagatTTCGTAGGAATAACCAAAAttttaaatacctttttgaaGACTGTAGTGTTTGCCATACATGAAATTATTTGCGGTGGCCCGCCatgaatacatttggaccgccacaaatagatttggtgctaccagTTTCCCCTCTCTCATAAAAACGCAATACTGGAACTGTagcttgtgattacaactctgtacagtagatggcatcgtaatgCTGTTTCTAcccacctggtctgccagagaataagacgcaatcagtgttgccaacttggcgactgtcactacatttagcgagtattcagacTCCTCTAGAGTCTTTCAAAAAAGCAAGTCTGGACAAATGTAGTGACTTTtcctggtcttattggacacctTTGGTGATTCTAACGTGAAAGCACATTTCACTCTTTTCAATGAGCAGCGGGTCCTCTTGCGtttgtaaatatatttgttttgcttttcatgttttgtgcTGACCTTTTGTCTCCCACACGTCTGATTTTATTGATTACTTCTTGGTTTTGCCGTTTTTGGCTTGGCGATGCAGTGTATGAGACGGACAAGTaaacttaaatataaatatataaaaaaggaCCCCCAGGTGTT
It contains:
- the fbxo32 gene encoding F-box only protein 32, with product MPFLGQDWRSPGQSWVKTGEGWKKTAVDDKNNNVTVESFCKAEQECFNKENLLLSLSYDMAAKKRKKDHMNNNTKIPYFHREKWIYVHKGSTKERHGYCTLGEAFNRLDFCSAIKDTRRFNYVVRLLELIAKSQLPSLSGVAQKNYMNILERVVQKVLDDQQNVRPIKELLQTLYVSLCSLVQDMGKSVLVGNINIWVHRMENILQWQQQLDNIQINRPTSTGMTLTELPASLQLNIMQRLSDGRDLVCLGQVCPELGGLAEDRLLWRRLCQYHFTDRQIRKRLIVSDKGHLEWKKMYFKLSRCYPHREQYSDTLHFCSHCHILFWKDTNHPCTANNPDSCTMALSPQDFINLFKF